The region TATGAGTTTAAACAAAGCAGAAAACAATATAAATCTTATGGTACAGAAATAACCAATAAACGTCTTGATTTATACCGAGATTTATATAAAAATGACATTGATTTGACAATAATTGATTTGGAAGAGGATGGAGGCACCCGTGTTGAAATTAAATTTAAAAAAACATTAGGATCAAAATAAAAAATGTGATAAATGAAAACTGGCGTTCTGATAATTGATGACGAGCTAAATGCTCTCGAAACAATCGAAAGTATTATTGAGTTTAACAGTTCAGAATTTGAAATACTGGCTAAAACAACGAATCCTTACGAAGCCATTGGTTTAATTTCACATTATAAACCTGATATTGTATTTCTTGATATTGAGATGCCCGGCTTATCTGGATTTGAACTTTTAAATAAATTATCTGAAATTAGTTTTGAAGTGATTTTTACAACTGCATATGAACAGTACGCTATACAGGCAATTAAGAATAATGCACTGGATTATATTTTAAAGCCAGTATCTGTATCTGAGGTAAATCACGCGCTTGAAAAGGTATCTGAAAAACTGGCATTGAAAAACAAACCCACTGACTATCAGCGTTTAATAGACGATATTAATACTGCCCGTGAGGGTAAAATCAGGATTACCACACAATCGGGTTTTGACCTTATTAGCTTAAAAAATATAATTTATTTGAAAGCAAATGGAGTTTACACCAATATTAAAATGTCCAATGGAGAAGAACATCTAGTAACCAAACCTCTTCAGGAAATGCTGGAAAAACTTGATGACAAAAGGTTTTGTCGTACACATCGTTCATTTATTGTCAATCTTAAACAAGTATTAAGATATGATTCAGACAAAAACAATATCATTCTGTCAGATGCCTCGGCCGTCCCTTTGGCCAGAAGAAGAAAAGGAAAGTTTCTCGAATTAATTGAACAAATTTGTTAAGAAGCACATGACCGCTTAGAAGAAAAACACTACCGTTCATTCGAATTTTAGAGCTGTTTATTTATTTCCTGCCACCGCACCGCGTAAAAGCATTGTAATGTAATTGTTCCACTGCTATATTTGGCATTGATATAAAGGGCATTGCTTTAATCTGTAATTAAAGAATCAGTGTCAATTAAAAACAAAATTAAAAATAAGATGAACAACAGTGGAATTTTTTTTACTAAGATTTTTCTTGTAAGCACATTATTAATGTGCGCATTAACTGGTAAATCGCAAACAGCCACACCCCCTTCAGCAGGTGATGGAACAGCAGACAACCCCTACGAGATTTCAAATCTTGACAACTTGTACTGGCTTACCCAGGACAGTTTACTTTGGGACAAGCATTATGTGCAAATCGCAGATATTGATGCTTCAGCCACAATAACCTGGAACGATAGTTTGGGTTTTGATATGATTGGTACCGATTCTGTCCCGTTTTCTGGTAATTATGATGGTCAGCATCACACAATTGACTATTTGTATATCAATAGACCAAATGAAAATAAAATAGCATTTTTCAAGATGGTTAGCAACTCTGCCCAGGTAAGTAACTTAGGCCTGATTAACATTAATTTTACGGGTTTAAAAAGAGTAGGAGGGTTATTTGCAACCTGTAAAGCAACTGTTTCAAATTGTTATACACATGGATCTGTTCATGCAACTTATGCAGGAACCAATGTAACTGGTGGTTTTGCGGCAGCTTCCTACGGTTATATAAATAATTGTTACAGCGATGTGGTAGTATCGTCACCCGAAGGTAATTATATAGCTGGTTTTGTCGGAACTGTGGATAATAATAGTATGATTTCCAATTCTTATAGTTTAGGTTCTGTTGTTGGAAATGTAAAGGTTGGAGGTTTTCTTGGAACGATTGGTAGTGGTTCCACAATTAATAATTGTTATACAGCAACTAATGTCTCAGGAAATGAACCTGCTGGCGGTTTCTCTGGTTTATCACATAGTGGAGCTGATATAAACAATTGTTTTTGGGATAGCGTGCAATGCGGGACCTCTATCAGCGCTGATGGAATACCCCTGAATACTGAACAGATGCAGAATGCAACAAATTTCATTAATGAGGATTGGGATTTTGCAGGAGAATCTACTAACGGTAGTGAGGATATATGGGGTATGAATTGTAATGATAATGGAGGATATCCATTTCTTGGCTGGCAGGGTTTTACTGATGATTTATCAGACCCTGTTCCTGATGTAGCCAGTTTAGAAGAAGTCGTTGCTGAATGTGAAGTGGCTGTATTGGATATTCCCACAGCCACAGATGATTGCTCTGGTCAAATAGAAGGGACGCCTGATGTTGAATTTCCAGTGACTCAAACTACATTAATCACCTGGACCTATGACGATGGCAACGGCAATACCAGTACTCAAACACAGAATCTGATAATTGAGGAAGATGTTACTCCA is a window of Salinivirga cyanobacteriivorans DNA encoding:
- a CDS encoding LytR/AlgR family response regulator transcription factor is translated as MKTGVLIIDDELNALETIESIIEFNSSEFEILAKTTNPYEAIGLISHYKPDIVFLDIEMPGLSGFELLNKLSEISFEVIFTTAYEQYAIQAIKNNALDYILKPVSVSEVNHALEKVSEKLALKNKPTDYQRLIDDINTAREGKIRITTQSGFDLISLKNIIYLKANGVYTNIKMSNGEEHLVTKPLQEMLEKLDDKRFCRTHRSFIVNLKQVLRYDSDKNNIILSDASAVPLARRRKGKFLELIEQIC
- a CDS encoding T9SS type A sorting domain-containing protein, translated to MCALTGKSQTATPPSAGDGTADNPYEISNLDNLYWLTQDSLLWDKHYVQIADIDASATITWNDSLGFDMIGTDSVPFSGNYDGQHHTIDYLYINRPNENKIAFFKMVSNSAQVSNLGLININFTGLKRVGGLFATCKATVSNCYTHGSVHATYAGTNVTGGFAAASYGYINNCYSDVVVSSPEGNYIAGFVGTVDNNSMISNSYSLGSVVGNVKVGGFLGTIGSGSTINNCYTATNVSGNEPAGGFSGLSHSGADINNCFWDSVQCGTSISADGIPLNTEQMQNATNFINEDWDFAGESTNGSEDIWGMNCNDNGGYPFLGWQGFTDDLSDPVPDVASLEEVVAECEVAVLDIPTATDDCSGQIEGTPDVEFPVTQTTLITWTYDDGNGNTSTQTQNLIIEEDVTPPEISVVDSITVNLQEGESAYIVEGNELDATATDNCNIQVLMNDNNNSASLADEVFNPGVHDVIWIATDLSGNGTSKTTTITVNAFNSISPSVQNRIVIYPNPSKGQVTIANASGYNVKIMDMAGRLVKEKAISTNNYQVDLRKGIYLVQLTSNKETQTSVLMVE